Proteins encoded together in one Acanthopagrus latus isolate v.2019 chromosome 19, fAcaLat1.1, whole genome shotgun sequence window:
- the ncapg2 gene encoding condensin-2 complex subunit G2 isoform X2: MSKRTAFLEAACKENVEDFLRFIQLHKDKTEPFDVEEVVQEMPRDQRQTLWGKLAPLLQDVLQELPPERWDRGREEGMEEESAVDPKHVMAVVDGVTLVAALSLNVLQDGDTYTALLEIAHRLHDVLVLLPVSESPLQHHIHMLCEAWWKKDLTDKEKFGRTAFLIALQKSFILKKPGAEIQRVWSLHDVLLSLDYMSEDNKQIVDLLLQCFHRPIYIRNDDGKRFLVFLFSWNVNFIWVIHGTIKNQLEFYSKTMTTHIMEIYFRAWKKASGDFLEQIESSCIQDFMQNAIFLHRSSPVHAKVRQIVSYFHSRKGCHAVDKMLHNLYKPILWKALSAANFEVRANATLLFTEAFPIHDPDQSNQKIDETIQKQLDAAMGLLDDTHPTVRSNATLGVCKILAKCWELLPPTIITDFLKKLVFELAADSSSPDVRCSVFKCLTIVLDNALSHPLFEKLLPSLKYSLHDNSEKVRTAFLDMLIKVKAVRAAKFWDVCNMDHLLARLAIDSHSVSKRIVDLLFKSFFPVNESDREWCCRCITLIQMNPMAARKFYQFAHKHTAPTNIIKLMLAIRRVLNSCIQTDFDQTDINESNKENSAAEPLLGKDMVIVSRLLEVVVILWKSVEKALRQNEEAQKYTYAKFGNVIAKYFQTFEDEQCTAPLVQLASFMPPAAVPTFSCGVLSRLRRLEPGAAPSQYSQLLDCICSWGQVADILDLVTDWLTEALPKQGDKVNANRKVRIQETVEAKPELALVYLEYLFSHTSTREKVLALGERPLKQLHTALGNWRSVLYTHLSSTTADLKSPDVETALKVFVYHGRLGAHLQHSSSEGREYLLSLEHVAAWVAERVLPFLAKRPNDDEEKEKSPPLAAKITESFLTVCRDVLLVGLGDDTFKGQMLHLCSLTLLSEAGYLCIPAVLPILKEVADSFAPDQAQDNEEDPTTVMLGVVANIFHKIIELLVRRLRKEPEEGRQLCQSALPALTDFLQVAQAWDTAPLSGVFSTLFAVTVVEQSHLLQKITHPEEVITPESVEDMPPLPSILLSVILKSPAVTRAFLTEVSSSVDSEAISSLNEVAAVLRVLAVIKNVGQSKAALKSAATSAQQQLHKHAATSVDGSDIQRVIYESSVKTLNEILDL; encoded by the exons ATGTCGAAGCGAACGGCGTTTTTAGAAGCAGCCTGCAAGGAAAATGTGGAGGACTTCCTTCGCTTTATCCAGCTTCAC AAGGACAAAACGGAGCCTTTTgatgtggaggaggtggtgcagGAGATGCCAAGAGACCAGAGGCAGACTCTATGGGGGAAACTGGCTCCACTCCTCCAGGACGTCCTGCAGGAGCTCCCTCCAGAGCGCTGGGACAGGGGCAGGGAGGAGGGCATGGAAGAGGAGTCAGCTGTAGACCCT AAACATGTCATGGCTGTTGTGGATGGCGTGACACTTGTGGCTGCACTGTCCTTAAATGTCCTGCAAGATGGTGACACCTACACCGCCCTCCTTGAAATTGCCCACAGGCTTCATG ATGTCCTGGTGTTGCTGCCTGTCTCAGAGTCACCTCTTCAACATCATATCCACATGTTGTGCGAGGCCTGGTGGAAGAAGGACctgacagacaaagaaaagtttGGTCGCACTGCTTTTCTCATCGCTCTGCAGAAAAGCTTCATTTTGAAGAAGCCA GGTGCTGAGATCCAAAGAGTGTGGAGTCTTCACGATGTGCTGTTGAGTCTGGACTACATGTCAGAAGACAATAAGCAGATTGTCGACTTGTTGCTTCAGTGCTTTCACCGTCCTATTTACATTAGAAACGATGAC GGAAAACGATTCCTGGTGTTTCTTTTCAGCTGGAACGTCAACTTCATCTGGGTTATCCATGGCACCATCAAAAACCAGCTGGAGTTTTATAGCAA GACCATGACGACTCATATTATGGAGATCTACTTCAGAGCGTGGAAGAAGGCCAGCGGGGACTTCCTGGAGCAGATTGAGAGCTCGTGCATTCAGGATTTTATGCAGAACGCGATTTTCCTTCATCGCTCTTCTCCTGTCCATGCCAAAGTCCGACAG ATTGTTAGCTATTTCCACTCAAGGAAGGGCTGTCACGCGGTGGACAAGATGCTCCACAATCTCTACAAGCCTATTCTTTGGAAGGCTTTAAGT GCTGCAAACTTTGAGGTGCGAGCAAATGCCACTCTGCTTTTTACTGAGGCCTTCCCGATCCACGACCCGGATCAGAGCAACCAGAAAATAGATGAGACCATTCAGAAGCAGCTGGATGCAGCAATG GGCCTTCTCGATGACACTCACCCCACTGTACGCTCCAATGCCACCCTGGGGGTCTGTAAGATCCTTGCTAAGTGCTGGGAGCTCCTCCCTCCTACAATCATCACAGACTTCCTGAAGAAGCTGGTGTTTGAGCtggcagctgacagcagctcccCTGATGTCCGCTGCTCCGTCTTCAAG TGTCTGACTATTGTCTTGGACAACGCCCTCAGCCATCCACTGTTTGAAAAACTCCTGCCTTCTCTCAAATACAGCCTTCATGACAACTCGGAGAAAGTCCGTACAGCTTTCCTGGACATGCTTATCAAGGTGAAGGCAGTCCGTGCTGCCAAG TTTTGGGACGTGTGCAACATGGACCACCTGCTCGCCCGCCTGGCTATTGATTCCCATTCCGTTTCCAAGCGCATCGTCGATTTGCTCTTCAAGTCCTTCTTCCCCGTCAATGAGTCGGACCGGGAGTGGTGCTGTCGCTGCATCACCCTAATCCAGATGAATCCCATGGCTGCCAGGAAGTTCTACCAGTTTGCCCACAAACACACGGCCCCCACCAACATAA tcaAGCTGATGTTGGCCATTCGCCGTGTTCTGAACAGCTGCATCCAGACTGACTTTGACCAGACAGACATTAATGAGAGCAACAAGGAGAACAGCGCA GCTGAACCTCTGCTGGGGAAAGACATGGTCATCGTGTCCCGTCTGCTGGAAGTCGTGGTCATCCTGTGGAAAAGTGTCGAGAAGGCCTTGAGACAAAATGAAGAGGCCCAGAAGTACACGTATGCCAAGTTTGGAAATGTCATTGCCAAGTATTTCCAGACCTTTGAG GATGAACAGTGTACAGCTCCTCTTGTACAACTGGCCTCATTCATGCCTCCAGCTGCAGTTCCAACATTCAG CTGTGGTGTCCTGTCCAGACTGAGGAGATTGGAACCAGGAGCTGCACCCTCACAGTACAGCCAGCTGTTAGACTGCATCTGCAGCTGGGGCCAGGTTGCTGACATCCTGGATCTCGTCACTGATTGGCTCACAGAGGCTCTGCCAAAGCAAGGG GACAAGGTGAACGCCAATCGGAAGGTGCGTATCCAAGAGACGGTGGAGGCCAAACCAGAGCTGGCGCTGGTCTACCTGGAGTACCTGTTCAGCCACACTTCAACACGAGAGAAAGTCCTGGCTCTCGGTGAAAGGCCGCTGAAGCAGCTCCATACAGCCCTTGGAAACTGGAGG TCAGTGCTGTACACTCACCTGAGCTCCACCACAGCGGACCTTAAAAGTCCTGATGTCGAGACGGCACTCAAAGTCTTTGTGTACCACGGTCGCCTCGGCGCTCATCTGCAACATAGT TCCTCAGAGGGTCGAGAATACCTCCTCTCTTTGGAGCATGTGGCAGCGTGGGTAGCTGAGAGGGTGCTGCCCTTCCTGGCTAAACGTCCCAACGAtgatgaagagaaggagaagtcTCCACCATTGGCTGCAAAGATAACTGAG AGTTTCCTGACGGTGTGCAGAGACGTTTTGCTCGTTGGTCTTGGTGACGACACGTTCAAGGGTCAAATGCTCCACCTGTGCTCCCTCACCCTCCTGTCAG aggcCGGCTACCTGTGCATTCCTGCAGTGCTCCCTATTTTGAAGGAGGTGGCAGACAGCTTTGCACCCGACCAGGCTCAAGACAATGAGGAGGACCCAACCACTGTCATGCTGGGCGTGGTGGCCAACATCTTCCACAAGATTATCGAGCTCTTGGTTCGCCGTCTTAGGAAGGAACcagaggagggaagacag CTGTGTCAGTCCGCGCTTCCTGCCCTGACAGACTTTCTCCAAGTGGCTCAGGCCTGGGACACGGCGCCTCTCAGCGGAGTCTTCTCGACTCTTTTCGCTGTCACCGTCGTAGAGCAGAGTCATTTGCTTCAGAAG ATTACCCATCCTGAGGAGGTGATCACCCCAGAGTCAGTGGAGGACATGCCTCCTCTGCCCAGCATCCTACTGTCTGTCATCCTCAAATCACCCGCTGTTACCAG GGCGTTTTTGACGGAGGTCAGCTCATCTGTGGACTCGGAGGCCATCAGCAGTCTGAATGAAGTGGCTGCCGTCCTGCGCGTCTTGGCGGTCATCAAAAACG TGGGGCAGTCTAAAGCGGCACTGAAGAGCGCTGCCACgtctgcacagcagcagcttcacaaaCATGCAGCCACGTCTGTAGACGGCAGTGACATCCAGAG GGTTATTTATGAATCTTCTGTGAAGACCTTGAATGAAATTCTGGATTTATAA
- the ncapg2 gene encoding condensin-2 complex subunit G2 isoform X1 — translation MSKRTAFLEAACKENVEDFLRFIQLHKDKTEPFDVEEVVQEMPRDQRQTLWGKLAPLLQDVLQELPPERWDRGREEGMEEESAVDPKHVMAVVDGVTLVAALSLNVLQDGDTYTALLEIAHRLHDVLVLLPVSESPLQHHIHMLCEAWWKKDLTDKEKFGRTAFLIALQKSFILKKPGAEIQRVWSLHDVLLSLDYMSEDNKQIVDLLLQCFHRPIYIRNDDGKRFLVFLFSWNVNFIWVIHGTIKNQLEFYSKTMTTHIMEIYFRAWKKASGDFLEQIESSCIQDFMQNAIFLHRSSPVHAKVRQIVSYFHSRKGCHAVDKMLHNLYKPILWKALSAANFEVRANATLLFTEAFPIHDPDQSNQKIDETIQKQLDAAMGLLDDTHPTVRSNATLGVCKILAKCWELLPPTIITDFLKKLVFELAADSSSPDVRCSVFKCLTIVLDNALSHPLFEKLLPSLKYSLHDNSEKVRTAFLDMLIKVKAVRAAKFWDVCNMDHLLARLAIDSHSVSKRIVDLLFKSFFPVNESDREWCCRCITLIQMNPMAARKFYQFAHKHTAPTNIIKLMLAIRRVLNSCIQTDFDQTDINESNKENSAQAEPLLGKDMVIVSRLLEVVVILWKSVEKALRQNEEAQKYTYAKFGNVIAKYFQTFEDEQCTAPLVQLASFMPPAAVPTFSCGVLSRLRRLEPGAAPSQYSQLLDCICSWGQVADILDLVTDWLTEALPKQGDKVNANRKVRIQETVEAKPELALVYLEYLFSHTSTREKVLALGERPLKQLHTALGNWRSVLYTHLSSTTADLKSPDVETALKVFVYHGRLGAHLQHSSSEGREYLLSLEHVAAWVAERVLPFLAKRPNDDEEKEKSPPLAAKITESFLTVCRDVLLVGLGDDTFKGQMLHLCSLTLLSEAGYLCIPAVLPILKEVADSFAPDQAQDNEEDPTTVMLGVVANIFHKIIELLVRRLRKEPEEGRQLCQSALPALTDFLQVAQAWDTAPLSGVFSTLFAVTVVEQSHLLQKITHPEEVITPESVEDMPPLPSILLSVILKSPAVTRAFLTEVSSSVDSEAISSLNEVAAVLRVLAVIKNVGQSKAALKSAATSAQQQLHKHAATSVDGSDIQRVIYESSVKTLNEILDL, via the exons ATGTCGAAGCGAACGGCGTTTTTAGAAGCAGCCTGCAAGGAAAATGTGGAGGACTTCCTTCGCTTTATCCAGCTTCAC AAGGACAAAACGGAGCCTTTTgatgtggaggaggtggtgcagGAGATGCCAAGAGACCAGAGGCAGACTCTATGGGGGAAACTGGCTCCACTCCTCCAGGACGTCCTGCAGGAGCTCCCTCCAGAGCGCTGGGACAGGGGCAGGGAGGAGGGCATGGAAGAGGAGTCAGCTGTAGACCCT AAACATGTCATGGCTGTTGTGGATGGCGTGACACTTGTGGCTGCACTGTCCTTAAATGTCCTGCAAGATGGTGACACCTACACCGCCCTCCTTGAAATTGCCCACAGGCTTCATG ATGTCCTGGTGTTGCTGCCTGTCTCAGAGTCACCTCTTCAACATCATATCCACATGTTGTGCGAGGCCTGGTGGAAGAAGGACctgacagacaaagaaaagtttGGTCGCACTGCTTTTCTCATCGCTCTGCAGAAAAGCTTCATTTTGAAGAAGCCA GGTGCTGAGATCCAAAGAGTGTGGAGTCTTCACGATGTGCTGTTGAGTCTGGACTACATGTCAGAAGACAATAAGCAGATTGTCGACTTGTTGCTTCAGTGCTTTCACCGTCCTATTTACATTAGAAACGATGAC GGAAAACGATTCCTGGTGTTTCTTTTCAGCTGGAACGTCAACTTCATCTGGGTTATCCATGGCACCATCAAAAACCAGCTGGAGTTTTATAGCAA GACCATGACGACTCATATTATGGAGATCTACTTCAGAGCGTGGAAGAAGGCCAGCGGGGACTTCCTGGAGCAGATTGAGAGCTCGTGCATTCAGGATTTTATGCAGAACGCGATTTTCCTTCATCGCTCTTCTCCTGTCCATGCCAAAGTCCGACAG ATTGTTAGCTATTTCCACTCAAGGAAGGGCTGTCACGCGGTGGACAAGATGCTCCACAATCTCTACAAGCCTATTCTTTGGAAGGCTTTAAGT GCTGCAAACTTTGAGGTGCGAGCAAATGCCACTCTGCTTTTTACTGAGGCCTTCCCGATCCACGACCCGGATCAGAGCAACCAGAAAATAGATGAGACCATTCAGAAGCAGCTGGATGCAGCAATG GGCCTTCTCGATGACACTCACCCCACTGTACGCTCCAATGCCACCCTGGGGGTCTGTAAGATCCTTGCTAAGTGCTGGGAGCTCCTCCCTCCTACAATCATCACAGACTTCCTGAAGAAGCTGGTGTTTGAGCtggcagctgacagcagctcccCTGATGTCCGCTGCTCCGTCTTCAAG TGTCTGACTATTGTCTTGGACAACGCCCTCAGCCATCCACTGTTTGAAAAACTCCTGCCTTCTCTCAAATACAGCCTTCATGACAACTCGGAGAAAGTCCGTACAGCTTTCCTGGACATGCTTATCAAGGTGAAGGCAGTCCGTGCTGCCAAG TTTTGGGACGTGTGCAACATGGACCACCTGCTCGCCCGCCTGGCTATTGATTCCCATTCCGTTTCCAAGCGCATCGTCGATTTGCTCTTCAAGTCCTTCTTCCCCGTCAATGAGTCGGACCGGGAGTGGTGCTGTCGCTGCATCACCCTAATCCAGATGAATCCCATGGCTGCCAGGAAGTTCTACCAGTTTGCCCACAAACACACGGCCCCCACCAACATAA tcaAGCTGATGTTGGCCATTCGCCGTGTTCTGAACAGCTGCATCCAGACTGACTTTGACCAGACAGACATTAATGAGAGCAACAAGGAGAACAGCGCA CAGGCTGAACCTCTGCTGGGGAAAGACATGGTCATCGTGTCCCGTCTGCTGGAAGTCGTGGTCATCCTGTGGAAAAGTGTCGAGAAGGCCTTGAGACAAAATGAAGAGGCCCAGAAGTACACGTATGCCAAGTTTGGAAATGTCATTGCCAAGTATTTCCAGACCTTTGAG GATGAACAGTGTACAGCTCCTCTTGTACAACTGGCCTCATTCATGCCTCCAGCTGCAGTTCCAACATTCAG CTGTGGTGTCCTGTCCAGACTGAGGAGATTGGAACCAGGAGCTGCACCCTCACAGTACAGCCAGCTGTTAGACTGCATCTGCAGCTGGGGCCAGGTTGCTGACATCCTGGATCTCGTCACTGATTGGCTCACAGAGGCTCTGCCAAAGCAAGGG GACAAGGTGAACGCCAATCGGAAGGTGCGTATCCAAGAGACGGTGGAGGCCAAACCAGAGCTGGCGCTGGTCTACCTGGAGTACCTGTTCAGCCACACTTCAACACGAGAGAAAGTCCTGGCTCTCGGTGAAAGGCCGCTGAAGCAGCTCCATACAGCCCTTGGAAACTGGAGG TCAGTGCTGTACACTCACCTGAGCTCCACCACAGCGGACCTTAAAAGTCCTGATGTCGAGACGGCACTCAAAGTCTTTGTGTACCACGGTCGCCTCGGCGCTCATCTGCAACATAGT TCCTCAGAGGGTCGAGAATACCTCCTCTCTTTGGAGCATGTGGCAGCGTGGGTAGCTGAGAGGGTGCTGCCCTTCCTGGCTAAACGTCCCAACGAtgatgaagagaaggagaagtcTCCACCATTGGCTGCAAAGATAACTGAG AGTTTCCTGACGGTGTGCAGAGACGTTTTGCTCGTTGGTCTTGGTGACGACACGTTCAAGGGTCAAATGCTCCACCTGTGCTCCCTCACCCTCCTGTCAG aggcCGGCTACCTGTGCATTCCTGCAGTGCTCCCTATTTTGAAGGAGGTGGCAGACAGCTTTGCACCCGACCAGGCTCAAGACAATGAGGAGGACCCAACCACTGTCATGCTGGGCGTGGTGGCCAACATCTTCCACAAGATTATCGAGCTCTTGGTTCGCCGTCTTAGGAAGGAACcagaggagggaagacag CTGTGTCAGTCCGCGCTTCCTGCCCTGACAGACTTTCTCCAAGTGGCTCAGGCCTGGGACACGGCGCCTCTCAGCGGAGTCTTCTCGACTCTTTTCGCTGTCACCGTCGTAGAGCAGAGTCATTTGCTTCAGAAG ATTACCCATCCTGAGGAGGTGATCACCCCAGAGTCAGTGGAGGACATGCCTCCTCTGCCCAGCATCCTACTGTCTGTCATCCTCAAATCACCCGCTGTTACCAG GGCGTTTTTGACGGAGGTCAGCTCATCTGTGGACTCGGAGGCCATCAGCAGTCTGAATGAAGTGGCTGCCGTCCTGCGCGTCTTGGCGGTCATCAAAAACG TGGGGCAGTCTAAAGCGGCACTGAAGAGCGCTGCCACgtctgcacagcagcagcttcacaaaCATGCAGCCACGTCTGTAGACGGCAGTGACATCCAGAG GGTTATTTATGAATCTTCTGTGAAGACCTTGAATGAAATTCTGGATTTATAA